The genomic DNA GTTTGGAGCAAGTGATAATAAAACCAAGTCGTTGGAGTAATTATGGGTTAAATGTGCTACAGAAGTTTGAATAGGTAAAAAAGGTGCAAATGGCGGATTTGAATGAATAGGTAAGGCAAAAACCGAAGATTGACGAATAAAATTCTCGTTAAGTAATACATACCACGATTGGGCATTATATTCGTTTGTGCCTCCATAATTATTAATATCATCAACAAAAAACCAGTCGGCTTGAACCTTATTGGGTCGGATGTCTAAAATATAATAACCTCGATGTTCTAAATCTACCCAACGAATATGAGCATTAGAAGCATAAATAGCTGAGGCTCCAATACCACCACCAAATGAAATAGAGGGTGAGGTAATACTTGGTGATACAAATTCTACAGTGCCTACTCCTTGTCCGTTAGGACCATATTGACCAATGGTTTGATTGGGTACATCACAAGCCCACGAAGTATGAATATCACCGGTAGTAACAACCGTATTTTTTATATTCCATCCATAAAGATAATTTAAAAGACGTTGACGCTCGTATCGATAGCCATCCCATTGATCTTTATTTACTACTTGTCCGGCGATTAAAAGTGGACTAATCATTACTTGATTAACTAATATTTTCCATGTACAAGTATCGGTGTATTGCGATTTGTATAATTCGTTTGTAAGCCAATTATATTGCTTGGTTCCAAGAATAGTTTTATTAGGATCGTCTATACCAAGCCCGTTAGGGTCATCGCGACCTTCTAACCTTGTGTCGAGGCAGAATAAACGAGCAAGTTTCCCGATTTTAAATAGGCGGTGAATTTTATTGTCAGGGTTTTGCGGGTCGTTTATTTCGCGAATCGGTATCCATTCATAAAAAGCTTGTTGACCTGCGTGTTTTCTATCTATCCAATTTCCTTCATTAGTTTGATGGTTTTCAGCACCATCTTTCCAACTATTGTTAGCTGTTTCGTGATCGTCATATGTTACAATCCATGGGTATTGTTGATGAGCTAAACGCATATCGGGGTCGAGACGATAATGAGCATAACGCATACGATAATCTTCGAGTGTAATACATTCCCAGTTGGGAGATAGTTCTCTATCGGGGTGTGTTCCATAATGATTGGTTTCGTATTCGTAAATATAGTCGCCATTGTGAATAATTAGGTCAATATTGTTTTTCATGGTTAATGTATTAAGGGCGTTGTAATATCCATTATTGTAGTTAGTGCCTCCGATAAATGCTATTCGAAAATTGTCAAACGAGCTGGATTCAGCGGGTAATGTTTTAGTTCTTCCAATAATTGAGTATAAATTAAATGCTTTAAAACGATAAAAATACCATGTGTTGGGTGATAAGCCCCCTACATCAATTTTTACTGTAAAATCGCGATTAGCACGGGTCCATTTTTGTCCAAATTTTACAATTTGTGTAAAATTGGTATCCAATGCCATTTGCCATTCTACTAATATGCTATCTACTTGTCCTGATGGAGTTACGCGGGTCCATATGATTACGGCAGTATCAAGGGGGTCGCCCGATGCTACACCGTGATAAAAAGGTGCATAAGCCGGATCTAAAGAAAAACTTAAACGATTTTTAAATTTATATTCTCGATGGTTTTGCGATAACATGCAAAGTGGCAATATTATTAATATTGCAATAAATAATTTCATAATTTTTGAAATTTATGTCTGGTTATAATGTTGTTTTTCTGAATAAATAGTATATAACTGCCAGAGGGTAATGAGCTAAGGTCTATTTCGTGGTATTTTTCATTTATCGATTTTGTTTCTTTCAGTAAATGTCCCAAACCATTATACAATTGTAGGGTAGATGTGGTTGGAATATCAAATTCAATTTTAATTTTGTTTTTTGCAGGATTAGGATAAACTTTAACATCATGATCTAAATTGTTGATAGATATATCATTTGATACATTGAAGAGAATAGAATATATTTTAGTGGTTACTTGGTCGGTGGCTTTTACTAAAACTATACCCGTTCGTTGAGACATGTTACCATATAAATTTGTAGGAGGATAAATAGTTACAGTAGCTGCTGGGTCATTGGGTTGTGCAAAAATTTCGACACTTGTTGTGCCCTGAGGAAGTTCAACCGTATAATTGGTTGTTGATGGCGAAAACGATGGAGCTAAAGAACCGGGATTAACAGATAAAGAACTTAGGGTTGCATCGTTGTTCGTAGAATTTAATATTACCTCAGCGGTGTAAGTACAGGTTGAATTGTCGGCAGCAGTAACCGTATAGTTTACTGGGTTTGTAAAATCCTGAGCGACTCCCGATGCCGGACTTACACTAACACCCGTTATGGTTATCGTTGGCGTAAGAGAGGTTACATTAGTGCCCATTGGCATGTTTACAGTTATATGAAGAGTTTGTTGATTGATAACGGTATTTCCAATTTGACCAGGTATGTTAAAAGCGACAATTTCTTTTGCTGAACCAGGAGCTACTGAAAAAGTTACACTATAAGTATTTTGAGCACTTTGATCAGAAGAGGTAACGATTACCGTTGCTGTTCCATTTACCGACGTCGCTTGTGTTATTTGAACAGTGGCTTGTGGGTCTTGTGGAGTAGCCGAAACAGTTGGAACCGTTGTGGTACCATATGGTAACGTTACACTGTAATTAAAAACTTGTGCATCAAACGGAGGAGTGAGTGTTCCCTGACTTACCGTTAAGTTGGATAAAAAGGCATTAGGTTGATTGGATAAAACAAATTCAACATTGTAGTTTGCTTCATTAACACCATTTTCGGCAATAACTTTAATTTTAGTTGTACGTTCGTTTTGATTTCCTTGTAAATTTGTAGCTTGGGTAATATAAACCGTTGCCCCCTGATGTTGTGGAACTGCTGTAACGGTTGGAATAGTTGTAGTATTATAAGGTAGTTGAACGGTATAGTTAAAAGTATTGGCATTAAATGCTGGGTTTAAGCTACCATTATTAACATTTATGGAGTTTAGTAGAGCATTGCTGCTTAAATTTAAGTTATCTGTAATTTCTATAATTTGACCATTTGAAGGTGTCCAATATACCAATCCCGATGGAAGTGTGGCAGGGGGAGCATTTAGAGGAACCTGTTGAACATTTGCAGCATCGGAGGCATCGTTAAATTTTACAACTTGAATTTGAATTTTTTGCTTGGTAACCTTTATTACGCCAAAACCGGCAAATTTTCCTTGGTTTCTAGTCCAATTAAAGGCTTGATTAGCATTATAGTAAGTATATAAGTTGCGTAAAGGAGCCCCCCAACACCCTTCGCCAAAGAATACAGTGCCGGCAGTATCATTTCGAATAAAGCCATTATCGCTACCCGATGCATTCGACGGAATAACAGGCCACGTTACTTTTTGAACGTGGGTGTGTCCTTCCATTGCTAATCTCACTTTATATTGTTGAAATAAAGGTGCCCAACAGCTAATAAGTGTTGAAGTGGGTGAGTATTCGCCATGAGGTACCAAAGGAATATGATATTGAACGGCCTTCCAATAGGGGGTATTATTAGAGGTTGAATATAATTGTAAATCGTTGGTGAGCCAGTTTAATTGTGTAGCATCACAATCAATTTCAGAATTAAGATTATATATGCGAAGTAAATTGCCTCCAAAACTTAAAGCAAAATAAGCATTTACATTAGGTATATCAAAAAATTTTTCAATATCTTCCGATAATTCATGATTACCAAAAACCGGTACAATAGGAATCAATAATTTATTAGTGCCCAATGTTAATTGCCAATCGGTAAACCAGTCTTCCCAAAGGGAGTTGGTAGAGTTTGTAAGTACATAATCGCCACTAAATGCTACAAAATCGGGGCGTATTTTGGCAACTAACTGATTACCACGCTGACGACGTGGACGGCATTCGCTGGTTTCGAATTCTACAATAGGAACTCCGGTACGTGTATCGCCACCCGAAATAAATAAAATGGGAACATTAGGGTCATTCGAAAGGGTTTTGAATATCATACGTTGACTAACTCCCTGATCGTCTTTAATTACAAAGTAATAATAGGTATTGGGTTGAAGGTTGGTAATACGAGCAAAACGATTATTCATGCCACGATGGCTGATGGTTCTATCGATAGACTTTGTAAATGGATATGAGTTGTAGTTTGTTCCATAATCGGTGGTTCCATAATATACGGTAGCATTGGTACTTGTGCCATCATCGCACCAGCCTATAACAATACTAGTTGAGGGATCGTCGCGAAATGATGCACGATAATATCTGGTTCCTGCAAAAGATGTTAATATTTGAATGGCAAATAAAATACTAATAAGGGTTCTCATAATTTTTAATTTTTAAAATTTGTACTGTAATCTGAATGTAAAAACATCGTCTTTAATATCTTTTTCATATCCCGGCGAGGGCATACGTCCTAAGCGAATATCGCCGATATAAGGCTTAATTTTAGCTTTTTCGTTTACTACATGTTCGTAATAAAAGCAAGCCTTGAGATTTTTGTTTAGGGCTAAATTCAATCCAATACCATATGTCTCAAATTTAATGTCTGCGGGGCTTAAATAAGGCTTTATATAAGTCGGGTCGTTAAAGTACAAAGCTTCGTCGTAAATAATATCTTTGCCGGTAACTTGCGTATTAGGATCGTACCAATCGTATTTAAAAACAAGTTGATGTTCTGTTTTAAATAGGTTTTGTATAAAATAAATATATCCTCCATCGAAATTTCTTACAAAAGTATGATGAAACTTGTTGGTTGGACTTACAATAACAGGGTTATAGGGTTGGGGCTGATCGTACATAGGCCACGAAACACCTAATACCGGTCCACTTGGACTAAAGGAGTTCATGCCGTTATAAATTATATAAGCTTGTTCAACATCTTTGTAATTTACAGCGGCTGGTTGTATGCCCCAAATATACTCAGCCCTAATGGTTAGTCTGCCTAATGGAGAATTGAATTGTATTTCGCCATCAACTCCGTAATAGCGACGTTCAATTCCTTTGCCCATAGTGCCAGCCGATTTGGATTCGTCCATTTTGATAACAAAACCTTTTGAGGTTCTGCCAGTAGTATCTTCAATGTTTTCGAAACGATAAATATAATATTTAGTGTTTGTATTGGAAGCAATGGTATCTACGGGTTCGTAAATATGATTTATTTGACCATTGTATAATGAAAAGCCTAACTTAATAGAGGTCTCATTTTTTTGAGTTTTAAAACCTATTCTACCTATAATGTCTTTAAAATTGTTTGTTTCATAATTGGTACCATTACCATTAACCACAGCCAAAGCAGCATCAAATTTGGAGAGTATATCTTTTTTACTATCAAAACCCAATTCAAAACCAAGGTCACGTTCATTGGGGAATAATGTTTGCACAACTCTTGAACGCTCGGGCGTTTCACGAAGCGATGACGATAGACCGATTTCTTGTCCAAAAGATCTGTTAAACATACCTCCTTTTAAATAGATAGATTCTATTAAAGGCTCAAAATATTGAAAATAAACGTCTTTTATTGCAATTCCACGCTCTGTTAAATCGAATGAAAAACGTGCATGGTTTCGTTGGTTATAGTAAGTAATATTTACCCTGCCTCGTCTTATTGTAAAGCGATTATTGGTAAATCTGTTTACAAAATTACCTCCCGAAAAAGTAGCAAAACTATTGGTTGCAGCACCAACCGTATCGGGAATAAAAAAGTACTGATATTGGCTTTGAATGTATCCGTTTACTTTAGTACTGTCTTTTTTTTCTTGTGCAATTGAATGACTATAATACCACACAACTATAAGAAAAGCCAAAAAGAATGTTTTCATGATTTTTTTTCTCAAATTACTTGTTTTTCTATTATGAAATTGTTAGCAGATTATTAAGAAAATGTTAATAACCTTTTGAAAAGCAAACACTAAAAATGTGATTTATAAAAAATAATATGATTTTCGTAAAAAATTAACAATTAAAATAGCAGATATTCTTTTTTTTACCCAGATTACGCATTGAAATTCGTAAACGACAAAGTGTTTGTAATCAATTCCAATATTGGAATTCGAATAATCACTAAATCGGGGTTATCCCAACTAAATCAAGTAGTTCGACTTGTCTCGTTATTAAACAAATACCGAGACTCTTATTGATTAACTTGGGCTTAATATTGTTTTCAATTGTTATGCTCAAAAGGATGCGACTTATGAAAGTCGGGCTGGTAAAAGTCGGCACTTTCAAATTCCTGAATCCAACCTTTATTTATTCCTAGTTCTTGTGCATAGTCAACAACTTGTTGATAGGCAGCCTTGGTTAGTTTGCCTTGAAGCTCCTTTGGCAACGTTAAGTCATGAGGTGGGTAATACTGAGCCATGAGCGAAATGGCAATGCGAGGGCTAAGTTCATTGGCAATCAAGTCTAAAATGTTTAAACTGTTTTCGGTATGATGAGGTAAAACTAAATGGCGAATAATAAGACCGCGTTCTATTTCTCCATTATTATTGAGAACAAGAGTATTTCCTTTTTGATAATACATTTCTTTAATGGCAAGTATAGCTGTTTGTGTGTAATTTTTTATTTTCGAATAGCGTAATGCCAAACCATCGTCGCTGTACTTAAAGTCGGGCAAATAAACATCTATATAAGCTTCGAGCATACGCAATGTCTCAACTTTGTCGTAGGCATTAGAGTTCCATATGGTAACGGGCTTGTAGCCTAAATGCCACAGTTGTTCGATGATGTCGATAACTTGTATAGCCATGTGCGATGGCGAGACAAAACCTACAGCACGTATGCCTTTATCTAAAAAAGCGATGATTTGTTTGACCACTGCTTCGGTTGTCATTATTTCTTCTAAAGGAGAAATATGTCGGCTAATTTGATGATTTTGACAATAGACGCACGATAAATTGCAGTACGAAAAAAAAACATTGCAAATGCCATTTTTGCCGCTTATAGCTGGTTCTTCGCCACGATGAATGCAAATGGAAGCAATGTGTTGTTGAGCAGAAGCTCCACAAACACCTATTTCTCCATTGTTTCGGTTGGCTCCACATTCGTGCGGACATAAGGTGCAATGATGGTATGCTTCGTATAAAATCATAATAAAAGCAAAAATACTAAAATTACTAAATACATTTACTCTTTTAACCTATTACCATTCTCTAAAAAATTATTTTAGACTGAAAGTAAGTGAACAGAAAGTGAACAAAAATAAGAAAACAGTAAAAATTTTATTTTTATTAACATTCACTGTAAATTTAGATTTTTGATTTTTAAAAAAATAGACTAAGTTTGCACTCGAAAAGTTATGGCAAAAAAGAAAAATAAAAGTCACTGGTTTAGAATAGTAAATTCTTATATAACAACAACTTTTAGTATTACTTTATTGTTGTTTTTATTAGGGATTATAGCATTACTTTATTTAAGCAGCAGTCAAATAAGTAATTATGTGAAAGAGAATATAAGCTTTAGTGTTTTTATTAAAGAAGATGCTAAAGAAGTCGATATTCTTAAACTTCAAAAAATATTAGATGCCAAGCCCTATGTTAAGTCAACGTTTTATATTACTAAAGATATGGCTGCCGAGCAGCTAAAAAAAGACTTAGGTGAGTCGTTTTTAGAATTATTAAGTGAAAATCCGTTGCCACCCTCTATAGAAGTAAAATATAGAGCAGATTATGCTGTTCCCGATAGTATTAAAAAAATTGAAAAAGAAATAAGCCAATACCCTATTGTAGAAGAAATGTACTATCAAAAAGATTTGGTTTATATTATTTATAAAAATTTAAATACTATCAGTTTTTTTGTTTTTATAATTAGTATCTTTTTATTAGTAGTGGCAGTTGCTTTAATTAATAATACGATACGTTTGCTCATATATTCTAAACGCTTTTTAATTAAAACAATGCAATTGGTAGGAGCTACCAAAGGCTTTATTAGAGCACCTTATGTATTAAAAGCTTTTTATCAGGGTATTATTGCTTCGTTTTTGGCTATGGCTCTCATAACAGGTCTTATATATTTTCTTCAACAACAATTGAGCGATATTGTTAATTTTTACGATTTACGCCTAATGGGCATTACATATACAATTATTTTATTAGCCGGTATGATTGTAAGTCTATTGTCGTCATATTTTGCTGTTAATCGTTATTTGCGTTTAAAGACTTCTGAATTGTATTTTTAAAAACCTTAATATATGGGCAACGAAAATTATTCTGTATTTGGCAAAATGAATGTATTAATAATTGTTTTGGGACTTTTATTAATTGTTTTTGGTTTTATAGCGATGTCGGGTGGTGGTACTCACGATCCTAATGTTTTTGCTGGTGATACTTTATTCGATTTTAGACGCTTGAGCTTATCTACCATTCTAATTTTATTAGGCTTTGCATTCGAAATTGTAGGCATTCTTTATCGCCCCAAAAAAAACAATTAAAAAATGGGTTGGTTCGATGTTATTGTATTAGCCATTGTCGAAGGGTTAACCGAATTTCTGCCCATTTCGTCAACAGGGCATATGATCATTGCTCAACATCTGTTAAATGTTCCTTCGTCTGAATTTTTAAAAACTTTTATCGTTAATATTCAGTTTGGTGCTATTTTGAGTGTCGTTGTTTTGTATTATCAACGTTTTTTTAAATCGTTTAAGTTTTATTATACGCTTTTCATAGCTTTTTTACCAGCAGCTATTATAGGTTTTTTATTAGGTGATTATATAGATGCATTATTAGAAAATGTTTTCGTTGTTGCAATTGCACTGTTATTAGGTGGGTTGGTATTTTTATTTATAGATAAATGGTTCGAAAAGAATACTTATGAAAATGAACCTACTTATAAAAATGCTTTTATCATTGGCTTGTTTCAATGTATCGCTATGATCCCTGGTGTTTCGCGATCTGCAGCAACCATTATTGGTGGTTTAACACAAAAATTATCGCGTAAAACAGCGGCCGAGTTTTCATTCTTTTTGGCAGTTCCTACCATGTTTGCCGCTTCGGCGTATAAATTGCTTAAAACCTATACGTTCATTAATTCAGAGAATTTAAAATATTTACTTGTAGGCAATTTTGTTTCATTTATTGTAGCGATGTTGGCTATTAAATTTTTTATTTATTTTCTTACAAAATATGGTTTTAAATGGTTTGGATGGTATCGTATTTTGGTGGGACTTATAATTTTAGTATTATTAAAAATGGGTTATAGTCTTGCAGTAGTTTAATGAATGAACTGATAGAAAAAAGCGGGACGTTTTTAATAGATAAGCCTTATCGTTGGACTTCGTTCGATGTAGTTGCTAAAATCCGAAGTTTGTGCAAACAAACATTGGGTGAGCGACTTAAAATAGGGCATGCTGGTACACTCGATCCTTTAGCTACCGGTTTGTTAATTATTTGTGTGGGAAAAGATACCAAAACAATCGATAAACTTAGTGGTTTAGATAAAGAATACATTGCAACCATAAATATTTCAGGTAGTACATTATCGTTTGATCTGGAGAAACCAATTGATAAAAAGTTTGATTACGAAATGGTTCATTGTGATCAAATTCAACAAGTTTTGCTTTCCTTTACAGGTAAGCAAATGCAAGTGCCACCTTCGTTTTCGGCAAAATGGGTTAATGGCGATCGTGCATATCATATGGCTCGTCAAGGAATTGACCCACAACTAAAAGCTAACGAAATTAACATATACGAATTGGAATTATTACGATGTGAATTACCAGAAATTGAAATTCGAGTTAAATGTAGCAAAGGTACCTATATTCGTTCTTTGGTTAGAGATATAGGATTAAAGCTTACAGGAGGCGCTTATTTATCTGCATTGCGACGTACAGCAATAGGCCCTTATAGCGTTGATAACGCTATTAAAATTGAAGAATTTGAAGAAATATTAAAAAACATAAAAATTGGCAAATAATTTGTAACCCATTTAAATATTTTCCGTATAAAGGTTGATTAAAAATTTATCATATGAAACTATCACAATTTAAATTCAAACTTCCAGATGAGTTAATTGCATTGTATCCATCAGAAAATCGCGATGAATCGCGATTAATGGTTGTTGATAGAGCAACTGGCGAAATCCATCACAAAGTATTTAATGAAATTTTAGATTATTTTGATGAGCAAGATGTCATGGTTTTTAATAATACCAAGGTTTTTCCTGCTCGTTTATACGGTAATAAAGAAAAAACTGGAGCACGAATCGAGGTGTTTTTATTGCGTGAATTAAATCGTGAACAACGTTTATGGGATGTAATGGTAGAGCCTGCTCGAAAAATTCGTATAGGAAATAAATTATATTTTGGCGAAAACGATGAGTTAGTAGCAGAAGTTATTGACAATACAACTTCGAGAGGGCGAACATTACGCTTTTTGTTTGATGGCGATTATGAAACATTTAAGAAAACCTTATATTCTTTAGGTGAAACACCATTACCACGCTTTATTAAACGGGAAGTTGAAGAGATAGACAACGAACGATATCAAACAATTTTTGCTCAAGAAGAAGGGGCTGTTGCTGCTCCTACGGCCGGTTTACATTTTAGTAAGCACTTGCTCAAACGCTTAGAAATTAAGGGTGTACAATTAGCATACATCACTTTGCATGTTGGTTTGGGTAACTTCCGACAAATTGACGTCGAAGATTTAACCAAGCACAAAGTCGATTCTGAACAAATAAAAATTACGCCCGAAGTTTGTGAAATTGTAAATAAAGCTAAAGAAAATCGTAAACGCGTTTGTGCTGTGGGAACAACAGTTATTCGCACTCTTGAAAGCTCTGTTTCTACAAATGGAATGTTAAAGCCTTTTGAGGGATGGACCAATAAATTTATTTTCCCTCCTTATCAGTTTAATGTGCCCACTGCAATGATTACCAATTTTCATTTACCTATGTCGCAACCAGTAATGACAGCGGCTGCTTTTATTGGGTACGAAAAATTTGTAGAAGCCTACAAAATTGCTATTAAAGAAAAATATCGGTTTGGAACGTATGGCGATGCTATGCTTATAATTTAATTATTAAAGAATATTAATGAGTTTTGCCAAAAGTTGATGTTCAAATAAAATTGGCAAATGTTAGTTAGAATGCGCAATCCATAATTCAGGATTGAGTTTTATATTACCATTCCATATTTGAAGTTCAACATAGGTTTTATCTTCGTCGAGGTCGGTACTGGCAGTACCAATATTTTGTTTTGTTTTAACCTTTTGACCGGGTTGAACAAATACGTCACTCAAGTTGGCATATACTGTAAAGTAATTACCATGTTTAATAAGTACTATTTTGTTTTTACCTGGAATGGCTAATACTTTTGATACTTCGCCATCGAATATGCTCCGAACTTTGGCATTGGGTAATGTACTTATATAAACGCCATCGTTGCGAACCTTAACACCTTTTAATACAGCATGTTCATGTTCGCCATAAGACGATAAAATAACTCCACGTTCGGTTGGCCATGGTAATTTACCTCTATTGGCTTCGAATTTATCATTTAATAATTGCTCTTCGGGTGTAAGCAATAGTTCTGTGTGAGTTGATTTATTCTCATTGGTCGAAGTTGTTTTATTGGCAACGTTGGTTTCTGTTTTATTGTTTTTATTTTTAGCATTTTCTTTTGCTCTTTGTTCGGCAAGTGCTTTGGCTTTGCGTTCTGCCTCTTCGCGGGCTTTACGCATTTCTTCGGCAATAAGGCGTTTAATACTTTCTTGTAATTGCTTATCGGCTTTTTTCTGTTCGTTTAGTTTTTTTAGTAGCTCGCTTTCTTGTTTTTTCAAATTACTTAATATTTTAGTTTGTTCTTCTTTGTCTTTTGAAAGTTCGAGTTTTTCTTTTTCGGTTTCCGATTTGAGTTGTTCTTTTTGATTTTTCTTTTCTTTTAATTGTAGTAAAATGTTTTTCATTTCGGTTTTTGTGTTGATGATGTGTGTAATTTGTTTTTGTCGATATTCGCCATAGTATTGTAAATAGCGAAGACGACGATATGACTTATTAAAGTTTTCGGCCGATAGTACGAAAATGAGTTTGTCGTAAGCAGAACGTGTTTTATATGCAAAAACAATCATTTGGGCATAGGCATGTTTGAGTTGAATTAAATCTTTCTCAAGGGAGTCGAGTTTTATATTTAGTATATTGATTCGACTATCGAGGTATTGTATTTCAGATTGCATGTTATTGATGAGTTCTTCGCGAGCGCTTATTTTTTTGTTGAGTACCAGCAACTGATTCATGGAATTTTTCTTTTCTAAACGTGTTTTTTTTATGAGAGAATTGGTATATTCAATTTCTTTTTGTGTTTTTTTGCGTTTTATTTCGAGTTCTTTTCTGTCTTGGGCTTGTAATTGAATAGAAAAGAATATCGATATCAAAAAAGCTATCCAGAATTTGGATCGAGGGAGCTTATGTTCAAAAAAAATATGTATTTGATTTGTTGTCATGGCAAACGGTTATATGATTTAGGTATGTTAAATGAAAAATTTGTTTCTCCATTTACGGTAATTTTTGTGTATTCGAGTTTTACTTGGAATGTTTTTAAGGAGTCTTTTAAAATAAAATCCACTGTTTGTGGGAATAATTGATTATTTATAGGTTCAAATTGATTATAATTAATTTGAAGTTGACGGTTATCAATATAATCTAAAATTTCTATATTACTTATTTTAAATGTTTTAGGTGTTATTTTGATGTTTTCTACAATTAATTCTTTAGCATTTCGACGAATAGATCGTTTGATTTTGTGTTTGCGATGGGTTTTTAATATGTAGTTTACAGAGTCTTTATCTTTAAAAAACGTCTTTTTTATATAATCGCGTTCGTTGCTATTGGGGTTCATTTCTAAATTTTTTTCTTCATCGGTTTCAGAAAATAAAAAAAGTTGGTTGGTTAAGATGGCTTGTAAGTCTTTAAATTCTAGTTCAACTTTATAACTATTTTCAAAGAACGAATAGGGTTTAATAAAATATTCTTTTTTTAGCTTATTCAAAAAATAAATACTGTCTTGAGTGAGTAAAATACGTGCTGCCTCAATCCCAAGTGGGGCAGTGAGGCTTATCCAAATTAAGCTATCTTTTTTTATGCGGTAAACACCGTCTAAATTATGGCTTTCGTCTGAAAAATCGACCGATATTTTAAATTTTATAGAAAGAGTATCGAAGTTTAAATAATGTAGAGTTATGGAATCGATGAGTTTTCCGATGCCATAATTTTTGAATTTAACAACATTATTGCTAAAGGATGGCGTATCTTTTTTTAGCGTGCTTTGAGTTGTTTTGCAAGCGATAAAAAAGATGGTTAGTATGAGCGGTAATATTAAATAGTGTAATTTTTTCATTCAATGAGTTTTTTTTGAATTACTTTTTGTTCGAGATAAATGCTTCCTTTACCGGTTTTATATGCTTCGTTCCACATTTCGATGGCTTGTTCTATATTACCC from Bacteroidales bacterium includes the following:
- a CDS encoding undecaprenyl-diphosphate phosphatase codes for the protein MGWFDVIVLAIVEGLTEFLPISSTGHMIIAQHLLNVPSSEFLKTFIVNIQFGAILSVVVLYYQRFFKSFKFYYTLFIAFLPAAIIGFLLGDYIDALLENVFVVAIALLLGGLVFLFIDKWFEKNTYENEPTYKNAFIIGLFQCIAMIPGVSRSAATIIGGLTQKLSRKTAAEFSFFLAVPTMFAASAYKLLKTYTFINSENLKYLLVGNFVSFIVAMLAIKFFIYFLTKYGFKWFGWYRILVGLIILVLLKMGYSLAVV
- the truB gene encoding tRNA pseudouridine(55) synthase TruB, giving the protein MNELIEKSGTFLIDKPYRWTSFDVVAKIRSLCKQTLGERLKIGHAGTLDPLATGLLIICVGKDTKTIDKLSGLDKEYIATINISGSTLSFDLEKPIDKKFDYEMVHCDQIQQVLLSFTGKQMQVPPSFSAKWVNGDRAYHMARQGIDPQLKANEINIYELELLRCELPEIEIRVKCSKGTYIRSLVRDIGLKLTGGAYLSALRRTAIGPYSVDNAIKIEEFEEILKNIKIGK
- the queA gene encoding tRNA preQ1(34) S-adenosylmethionine ribosyltransferase-isomerase QueA, which gives rise to MKLSQFKFKLPDELIALYPSENRDESRLMVVDRATGEIHHKVFNEILDYFDEQDVMVFNNTKVFPARLYGNKEKTGARIEVFLLRELNREQRLWDVMVEPARKIRIGNKLYFGENDELVAEVIDNTTSRGRTLRFLFDGDYETFKKTLYSLGETPLPRFIKREVEEIDNERYQTIFAQEEGAVAAPTAGLHFSKHLLKRLEIKGVQLAYITLHVGLGNFRQIDVEDLTKHKVDSEQIKITPEVCEIVNKAKENRKRVCAVGTTVIRTLESSVSTNGMLKPFEGWTNKFIFPPYQFNVPTAMITNFHLPMSQPVMTAAAFIGYEKFVEAYKIAIKEKYRFGTYGDAMLII
- a CDS encoding peptidoglycan DD-metalloendopeptidase family protein: MISIFFSIQLQAQDRKELEIKRKKTQKEIEYTNSLIKKTRLEKKNSMNQLLVLNKKISAREELINNMQSEIQYLDSRINILNIKLDSLEKDLIQLKHAYAQMIVFAYKTRSAYDKLIFVLSAENFNKSYRRLRYLQYYGEYRQKQITHIINTKTEMKNILLQLKEKKNQKEQLKSETEKEKLELSKDKEEQTKILSNLKKQESELLKKLNEQKKADKQLQESIKRLIAEEMRKAREEAERKAKALAEQRAKENAKNKNNKTETNVANKTTSTNENKSTHTELLLTPEEQLLNDKFEANRGKLPWPTERGVILSSYGEHEHAVLKGVKVRNDGVYISTLPNAKVRSIFDGEVSKVLAIPGKNKIVLIKHGNYFTVYANLSDVFVQPGQKVKTKQNIGTASTDLDEDKTYVELQIWNGNIKLNPELWIAHSN
- a CDS encoding DUF4292 domain-containing protein, which encodes MKKLHYLILPLILTIFFIACKTTQSTLKKDTPSFSNNVVKFKNYGIGKLIDSITLHYLNFDTLSIKFKISVDFSDESHNLDGVYRIKKDSLIWISLTAPLGIEAARILLTQDSIYFLNKLKKEYFIKPYSFFENSYKVELEFKDLQAILTNQLFLFSETDEEKNLEMNPNSNERDYIKKTFFKDKDSVNYILKTHRKHKIKRSIRRNAKELIVENIKITPKTFKISNIEILDYIDNRQLQINYNQFEPINNQLFPQTVDFILKDSLKTFQVKLEYTKITVNGETNFSFNIPKSYNRLP